Proteins encoded within one genomic window of Deinococcus metallilatus:
- a CDS encoding undecaprenyl-diphosphate phosphatase: protein MNTSISAALLGLVEGITEFLPVSSTGHLIVAADLLKFRDSGGTFEIVIQVGAVLAVIAYYWRDLLGQARALPVSPDARRLWLGVALAFLPAAILGFLFSDLITRYLFSPLTVAISLIVGGIVLWVIEGRPAAATTSGLTQVTRRQALVVGCAQCLALVPGVSRSASSIIGGLLTGLDRPTATAFSFYLSIPTLGLATLYALLKGRDALGAAQLGPLTVGLAVSFVTALLAVSWLLRYVSRHNFRGFAVYRVLAGLAILGWVLWR, encoded by the coding sequence TTGAACACCTCCATCTCTGCGGCCCTGCTGGGCCTCGTCGAGGGCATCACCGAGTTCCTGCCGGTGTCCTCCACCGGCCACCTGATTGTCGCCGCCGACCTGCTGAAGTTCCGCGACTCGGGCGGCACCTTCGAGATCGTCATCCAGGTCGGGGCGGTGCTGGCCGTCATCGCATACTACTGGCGCGACCTGCTCGGCCAGGCGCGCGCCCTGCCGGTCAGCCCGGACGCCCGCCGCTTGTGGCTGGGCGTGGCCCTGGCCTTCCTCCCGGCGGCCATCCTGGGCTTCCTGTTCAGCGACCTGATCACGCGCTACCTCTTCTCGCCGCTCACCGTGGCGATCTCCCTGATCGTGGGCGGGATCGTGTTGTGGGTGATCGAGGGGCGGCCTGCGGCGGCCACCACGAGCGGCCTGACCCAGGTGACTCGGCGCCAGGCCCTCGTCGTGGGCTGCGCGCAGTGCCTCGCCCTGGTGCCCGGCGTCTCGCGCAGCGCGTCGAGCATCATCGGCGGTCTGCTGACCGGGCTCGACCGGCCCACCGCGACCGCGTTCTCGTTCTACCTGTCGATCCCGACCCTGGGCCTGGCGACCCTGTACGCCCTGCTGAAGGGCCGCGACGCCCTGGGGGCAGCGCAACTCGGCCCCCTCACCGTTGGGCTGGCGGTGTCGTTCGTGACCGCGCTGCTCGCGGTGAGCTGGCTGCTGCGCTACGTCTCCCGGCACAACTTCCGGGGCTTCGCGGTGTACCGCGTGCTCGCGGGCCTCGCCATCCTGGGGTGGGTGCTGTGGCGCTGA
- a CDS encoding ArsR/SmtB family transcription factor → MTSSLPDVKTDRAADCEVHCVHPEAVARAAAGLPDEALIERATTLTKVVSDPTRLRILSALALEELCVCDLAVIAGINESTMSHQLRHLRALGLVTFRKVGRIAYYRLANDGVTRLIADVLEHAKAM, encoded by the coding sequence ATGACTTCCTCCCTTCCCGACGTCAAGACCGATCGTGCGGCCGACTGCGAAGTCCACTGCGTGCACCCCGAGGCCGTGGCCCGCGCGGCGGCGGGCCTGCCGGACGAGGCCCTCATCGAGCGCGCGACCACCCTGACCAAGGTGGTCTCCGACCCCACCCGGTTGCGCATCCTCTCCGCGCTCGCGCTGGAGGAACTGTGCGTGTGCGACCTGGCGGTGATCGCGGGGATCAACGAGTCCACCATGAGTCACCAGCTCCGCCACCTGCGCGCGCTGGGCCTGGTGACCTTCCGGAAGGTGGGCCGCATCGCCTACTACCGACTGGCGAACGACGGCGTCACGCGGCTGATCGCGGACGTGCTGGAGCACGCCAAAGCCATGTGA
- a CDS encoding glutaredoxin family protein: MLPTVIVYTVPNCSSCEAVKRFLTARRVIYIEKNVREDPAALAEMQARANVRVAPVTVIGERAFYGTFEDQRPLLEAALSDNGA, from the coding sequence ATGCTCCCGACCGTGATCGTCTACACCGTCCCCAACTGCTCGTCGTGCGAGGCCGTCAAGCGCTTTCTCACGGCGCGGCGGGTCATCTATATCGAGAAGAACGTCCGCGAGGACCCGGCGGCCTTGGCGGAGATGCAGGCGCGGGCGAACGTCCGCGTCGCCCCCGTGACCGTCATCGGTGAGCGGGCCTTTTACGGCACCTTTGAGGACCAGCGCCCCCTGCTGGAAGCCGCCCTGAGCGACAATGGGGCATGA
- a CDS encoding cation transporter has product MSDSRTDDDAHHLDASQAADRRILWLVLLINLGQSLAGAGVGVWASSTALIGAALDNLADASVYGVSLYAVGRAATIKVRAARLSGWLLIGLAVLLFVEVLRRFFGGEEPVGPAMMVMAAVNAGLNLVCLHLLRRHQGEDVNFKASAIFTSNDSLVNLAVVLSGALVLWLDSNLPDLVLGVIVSAIAANGGREILSEAAEAAETARSEA; this is encoded by the coding sequence GTGAGCGACTCCCGGACAGACGACGACGCACACCATCTCGACGCCAGCCAGGCGGCCGACCGCCGCATCCTGTGGCTGGTGCTGCTGATCAACCTCGGGCAATCCCTGGCGGGCGCAGGGGTCGGCGTGTGGGCGTCCTCCACCGCCCTGATCGGCGCAGCCCTCGACAACCTGGCCGACGCGTCTGTCTACGGCGTCAGCCTCTACGCGGTGGGCCGCGCCGCCACCATCAAGGTGCGCGCCGCCCGCCTGTCCGGCTGGCTCCTGATCGGCCTCGCGGTGCTGCTGTTCGTGGAGGTGCTGCGCCGGTTCTTCGGGGGTGAAGAGCCGGTCGGCCCCGCGATGATGGTCATGGCCGCCGTCAACGCGGGGCTGAACCTGGTCTGCTTGCACCTCCTCAGGCGCCACCAGGGCGAGGACGTCAATTTCAAGGCGTCGGCCATCTTCACCAGCAACGACTCGCTGGTGAACCTGGCCGTCGTGCTGTCCGGCGCGCTGGTGTTGTGGTTGGATTCGAATCTGCCGGACCTGGTGCTCGGCGTGATCGTGTCGGCCATCGCGGCCAACGGAGGTCGGGAAATCCTGTCCGAGGCGGCCGAGGCTGCGGAAACGGCCCGGTCGGAGGCTTGA
- a CDS encoding heavy metal translocating P-type ATPase, whose protein sequence is MTSSPSTPGTPLRYFVERMDCADCARTVQSALTRLPGVDTPQVNFTTQTLSLTLDEAQMPRERLEQTLRSLGYPPTLEAAPAVTPNAPLRYFVNNMDCADCANKVQGVVTRLPGVGEPKVNFTTQTLSLTLDETRTPRTQLEQTLRSIGYPPEVQDEVNPVPGTAPTTPAAPRPARVERPWYQTGKGRNVLLTGALLALAFVFSLVAPGFAFWAYAAATAIGTWPLLRKAVASARLGEPFTINTLISVAAIGAIAIGEAAEGALVVFLFAIGELLENVAAGRARAGIQALAALAPKTALLLEGGQTREVPVEGLGVGQLVRVQPGGRVPADGTITEGDSNLDDSPVTGESVPVHKGVGDAVYAGSINTDGVLTVRVDRGASDNTIARIIHLVEEAESSKAPTARFIDRFSRWYTPAAMAVALLFAVLPPLLFGQPWHEWIYKGVALLLIACPCALVLSVPAAVTSGISAGARRGLLIKGGAALETIGGVSTVAFDKTGTLTENKPQVTDVIPLFGDEANVLRLAAAVETGSAHPLAKAIVERAQGLAVPTPRQARAISGKAVTAVVDGEDLAVGSPRYAQERTGLTPEVRSRIEALEGQGKTVVVLLNGHGPLGLIAIRDEPRPDAREAVATLKGLGVRSLMLTGDNARTGNAIARDLGLDVEAELLPEDKLRRIAALKQGGKVAMVGDGINDAPALAQSDVGIAMGGGTDVALETADAALLRHSVTGVAELVQLSRAVMTNIRQNVAFALGLKAIFLVTTLLGITGLWPAILSDTGATVLVTANALRLLRFKPGA, encoded by the coding sequence ATGACGAGTTCCCCCTCCACCCCGGGCACGCCCCTGCGCTACTTCGTGGAGCGCATGGACTGTGCCGACTGCGCCCGCACGGTGCAGAGCGCCCTCACCCGGCTGCCCGGGGTGGACACGCCCCAGGTCAACTTCACCACCCAGACGCTGAGCCTCACGCTGGACGAGGCCCAGATGCCCCGCGAGCGGCTGGAACAGACCCTGCGCTCCCTGGGGTATCCCCCCACCCTGGAAGCGGCCCCGGCCGTGACCCCCAACGCTCCCCTGCGCTACTTCGTGAACAACATGGACTGCGCGGACTGCGCCAACAAGGTACAGGGCGTGGTGACTCGCTTGCCGGGGGTCGGCGAGCCCAAAGTGAACTTCACCACCCAGACGCTCAGCCTGACGCTCGACGAGACGCGGACGCCCAGGACCCAACTCGAACAGACCCTGCGCTCCATCGGGTACCCGCCGGAAGTGCAGGACGAGGTCAACCCGGTGCCCGGCACGGCCCCGACCACTCCGGCCGCCCCCCGCCCGGCCCGGGTTGAACGCCCCTGGTATCAGACGGGCAAGGGCCGCAACGTCCTGCTCACCGGCGCCCTGCTGGCCCTGGCTTTCGTGTTCAGCCTGGTCGCGCCGGGGTTCGCCTTCTGGGCGTACGCGGCCGCGACCGCCATCGGCACCTGGCCGCTGCTGCGCAAGGCCGTCGCCAGCGCCCGTCTGGGAGAACCCTTCACCATCAACACCCTGATCAGCGTGGCCGCCATCGGCGCCATCGCCATCGGGGAGGCGGCGGAAGGCGCGCTCGTCGTGTTCCTCTTCGCCATCGGCGAGCTGCTGGAGAACGTGGCGGCCGGGCGGGCGCGGGCCGGCATCCAGGCCCTCGCCGCCCTGGCGCCCAAGACCGCCCTGCTGCTGGAAGGCGGGCAGACCCGTGAGGTGCCCGTCGAGGGGCTTGGGGTCGGCCAGCTCGTGCGGGTGCAGCCGGGCGGCCGGGTGCCCGCCGACGGCACCATCACCGAGGGCGACTCCAACCTCGACGACTCCCCCGTGACGGGCGAGAGCGTGCCCGTCCACAAGGGCGTGGGGGACGCCGTGTACGCGGGCAGCATCAACACCGACGGGGTGCTCACCGTGCGGGTGGACCGGGGGGCGTCCGACAACACCATCGCGCGGATCATCCACCTGGTCGAGGAGGCGGAGTCCTCCAAGGCCCCCACCGCGCGCTTTATCGACCGCTTCTCCCGTTGGTACACCCCCGCCGCGATGGCGGTCGCGCTGCTCTTCGCCGTCCTGCCCCCCCTGCTGTTCGGCCAACCCTGGCACGAGTGGATCTACAAGGGCGTGGCCCTGCTCCTCATCGCCTGTCCCTGCGCCCTGGTGCTCTCCGTGCCCGCGGCCGTCACCAGCGGGATCTCGGCGGGCGCCCGGCGCGGCCTGCTCATCAAGGGGGGCGCGGCGCTGGAGACCATCGGGGGCGTCTCGACGGTCGCCTTCGACAAGACGGGCACCCTGACCGAGAACAAGCCGCAGGTGACCGACGTGATTCCGCTGTTCGGGGACGAGGCGAACGTGCTGCGCCTGGCCGCCGCCGTGGAGACGGGCTCGGCGCACCCGCTCGCCAAGGCCATCGTGGAGCGTGCCCAGGGGTTGGCGGTGCCCACGCCCCGGCAGGCCCGGGCGATCTCGGGCAAGGCCGTGACGGCCGTCGTGGACGGCGAGGACCTGGCGGTCGGGTCGCCCCGGTACGCGCAGGAGCGCACGGGGCTCACCCCGGAGGTGCGGTCGCGGATCGAGGCCCTGGAGGGTCAGGGCAAGACGGTGGTGGTGCTGCTGAACGGGCACGGGCCGCTGGGCCTGATCGCCATCCGGGATGAGCCGCGTCCCGACGCGCGCGAGGCCGTCGCCACGCTCAAGGGGCTGGGCGTGCGCTCGTTGATGCTGACCGGGGACAACGCCCGCACGGGGAACGCCATCGCGCGGGACCTGGGCCTGGACGTGGAGGCGGAGTTGCTGCCCGAGGACAAGCTCCGGCGGATCGCCGCCCTCAAGCAGGGCGGCAAGGTGGCGATGGTCGGCGACGGGATCAATGACGCCCCCGCACTGGCCCAGTCCGACGTGGGCATTGCGATGGGGGGCGGCACGGACGTGGCCCTGGAAACCGCCGACGCCGCCCTGCTGCGTCACTCCGTCACGGGAGTCGCGGAGCTGGTGCAGCTTTCCCGCGCCGTGATGACCAACATTCGCCAGAATGTCGCCTTCGCGCTGGGCCTCAAGGCCATCTTCCTGGTCACCACGCTGCTGGGCATCACCGGTCTGTGGCCCGCGATCCTCAGCGACACCGGCGCGACTGTGCTCGTGACCGCCAATGCCTTGCGCCTGCTGCGCTTCAAGCCCGGCGCGTGA
- the lnt gene encoding apolipoprotein N-acyltransferase, protein MPSLPSVGLGAALALTAVPHAWSALTPLPLAALLWWVSTPQAPRAVAARLFWGMTAFFSLHLLFLPLSFAQLFGVAGALLFPALFVLEGAFYALLGLLVARLTPTFLGRVWGLAFGWVVLEWLRHLGPFAFPWGTLGYTLLPTPLIQVADLGGVLLASLLVTTLAAALASLARQEARPLALALPVWGLALVYGLTRPEPPPPTHRALLVQGNLDPLDKVAGRADPLPIYARLSGAAAGAVAVWPETAISGDDLGRLPDQPLLIGVARPAQNRVEAWDGGLMGAYDKRRRVPFAEYFPLRTPLAPLYERVFRALGVPDPAGLLPGRLDRPLTLGGVAYGAYVCYESVFPGIARGLVRDGAGVLVNVSNDGWFNAGNGVEQHFQMGRVRAIETRRFLLRAGNIGVTAVIDPRGRVTQALPTRRAGALQARFAAQKGTTGYVRLGDWPVGVAALGLLGVVWGRQRPRSDGTFRR, encoded by the coding sequence GTGCCGAGCCTGCCGTCCGTGGGGCTGGGCGCGGCCCTCGCCCTGACCGCCGTACCCCACGCCTGGAGCGCCCTCACCCCGCTGCCGCTCGCCGCGCTGCTCTGGTGGGTCAGCACCCCGCAGGCCCCGCGCGCGGTCGCCGCCCGGCTGTTCTGGGGCATGACCGCCTTCTTCAGCCTGCACCTGCTATTCCTGCCGCTCAGTTTTGCGCAGCTCTTCGGTGTGGCGGGCGCGCTGCTCTTCCCGGCGCTGTTTGTGCTCGAGGGAGCCTTTTACGCGCTACTGGGGCTGCTGGTGGCCCGGCTCACACCCACCTTCCTGGGGCGGGTGTGGGGCCTGGCTTTCGGATGGGTGGTGCTGGAATGGCTGCGGCACCTGGGGCCCTTCGCCTTTCCCTGGGGCACGCTGGGGTACACGCTGCTGCCCACCCCGCTGATCCAGGTGGCCGATCTCGGCGGCGTCCTGCTCGCCAGTCTGCTCGTCACGACCCTGGCAGCGGCGCTCGCCAGCCTCGCCCGGCAGGAGGCCCGGCCCCTGGCGCTGGCGCTGCCCGTCTGGGGGCTGGCGCTGGTCTACGGGCTGACGCGGCCCGAGCCCCCACCACCGACCCACCGGGCGCTGCTGGTGCAGGGCAACCTCGACCCGCTGGACAAGGTGGCGGGCAGGGCCGACCCGTTGCCGATCTATGCCCGGCTCAGCGGCGCTGCCGCCGGAGCGGTTGCGGTCTGGCCGGAGACCGCCATCTCGGGGGATGACCTGGGCCGTCTGCCCGATCAGCCCCTGCTGATCGGCGTCGCCCGCCCGGCTCAGAACCGGGTCGAGGCGTGGGACGGCGGCCTGATGGGGGCCTACGACAAACGGCGGCGGGTGCCGTTCGCCGAGTATTTCCCGCTGCGTACCCCCCTGGCGCCGCTGTACGAGCGGGTCTTCCGGGCGCTGGGCGTGCCCGACCCGGCCGGCCTGCTGCCGGGTCGCCTCGACCGGCCGCTGACCCTGGGCGGGGTGGCTTACGGGGCGTACGTGTGTTACGAGAGCGTCTTTCCCGGGATCGCCCGCGGCCTCGTGCGGGACGGCGCGGGGGTGCTGGTGAATGTGTCCAACGACGGCTGGTTCAACGCGGGGAACGGGGTGGAGCAGCACTTCCAGATGGGGCGGGTGCGGGCCATCGAGACCCGGCGCTTCCTGCTGCGCGCGGGCAATATCGGCGTGACGGCGGTGATCGACCCCAGGGGGCGGGTGACGCAGGCGCTGCCGACCCGGCGTGCAGGGGCACTCCAGGCCCGCTTCGCCGCCCAGAAGGGAACGACCGGGTACGTCCGGCTGGGGGACTGGCCGGTGGGGGTCGCGGCCCTGGGCCTGCTCGGCGTCGTGTGGGGCCGCCAAAGGCCCCGTTCCGATGGGACCTTCCGGAGGTGA
- a CDS encoding DUF4386 family protein: protein MSTLQDQDQALARLGGGGALLAGALFLLSLVYVYGVLAGAGLDVEMFEDQARLLPWVAEHARAYTGLWWLTLLSSLALLPAPLALHDRLRPGGRGVSRVAAVAGVGGVVFGLAAPLVLAAASPVLAQSYVQASGETRDAVEVVGGMVGDLALHLRLGSDLLLGVWLALSGGLLLRLRRSAALGTWFLVTAGLAGVVIATKPLGLADLEPFLAPVLSLAYLGLGAALLRGVGASRAAVGPTRPPA, encoded by the coding sequence TTGTCCACGCTTCAAGACCAAGATCAAGCGCTCGCCCGACTGGGCGGCGGCGGTGCCCTGCTGGCCGGAGCGCTGTTCCTGCTGTCCCTCGTCTATGTGTATGGCGTCCTGGCCGGGGCCGGGCTGGACGTGGAGATGTTCGAGGATCAGGCGCGGCTGCTGCCGTGGGTGGCGGAGCACGCCCGCGCCTACACCGGCCTGTGGTGGCTGACCCTGCTCTCCAGTCTGGCGCTGCTGCCGGCACCGCTGGCGCTGCACGACCGGCTGCGCCCCGGGGGCAGAGGGGTCTCCAGGGTCGCGGCCGTGGCCGGGGTGGGGGGCGTGGTCTTCGGGCTGGCCGCCCCGCTCGTGCTCGCCGCCGCGTCGCCCGTCCTGGCGCAGAGCTACGTGCAGGCCTCCGGGGAGACGCGGGACGCGGTGGAGGTGGTGGGGGGGATGGTCGGGGACCTGGCCCTCCACCTGCGGCTGGGGTCGGACCTGCTGCTGGGCGTGTGGTTGGCACTGAGTGGGGGCCTGCTGCTGCGCCTGCGCCGGAGCGCCGCCCTGGGGACCTGGTTTCTGGTGACGGCGGGGCTCGCGGGCGTGGTGATCGCCACCAAGCCCCTCGGTCTGGCCGACCTCGAACCGTTCCTGGCCCCCGTGCTGAGCCTCGCGTACCTGGGCCTGGGCGCGGCGCTGCTGCGCGGTGTGGGAGCTTCCCGGGCGGCCGTCGGCCCCACCCGCCCACCCGCGTGA
- a CDS encoding single-stranded DNA-binding protein, which produces MHIEFRSDLGAKVLVDVPDERALEDTLRRYGRLGWTSGEVPPGGYPFPYDNFSDFDWSLIGARKWTSPEGDVLIIHRGQAYKIRELEAVDSRKMKLPAAVKISRGAKSTDLDQVREKADGEFEYVTLAIFRGGRRQERYALPRQGAPAPSAAD; this is translated from the coding sequence ATGCACATTGAATTTCGCAGCGACCTCGGCGCGAAGGTTCTGGTGGACGTCCCGGACGAGCGGGCGCTGGAGGACACCCTCAGAAGGTACGGCCGTCTGGGGTGGACCAGCGGCGAGGTGCCACCCGGTGGGTATCCATTCCCCTATGACAATTTCTCCGATTTCGACTGGAGCTTGATCGGGGCGAGGAAGTGGACCAGTCCGGAGGGTGACGTTTTGATCATCCATCGGGGGCAGGCGTACAAGATTCGGGAACTGGAGGCGGTGGACTCACGCAAGATGAAGCTGCCCGCGGCGGTCAAGATCAGCCGGGGCGCGAAGAGCACGGACCTGGACCAGGTGCGTGAGAAGGCGGACGGCGAGTTCGAGTACGTGACGCTGGCGATCTTCCGGGGGGGCAGGCGGCAGGAGCGCTACGCCCTGCCTCGGCAAGGCGCACCGGCCCCCAGCGCCGCCGATTAG
- a CDS encoding helicase-related protein, with protein MASLEILEPGDHGEYGGLCPGGLVYNIEVEGHHNYFAEGILVHNCNKNLFAPPTTFGETPRFLGGGGESQRALDALHKGRFVRERGGSTFAFTASWIKNSPLEVYSMLSMVTDALPGYGLPTGEALMEQYLRIEPDIVTGMDGRVEVKPCVKGFRRLRELKGIISGHVITRSYGDPLVVTRDGQPLKVPSAVAEEVMIDMSEEQAVLYRSLRERARTADARAKGPNHPFAILWEMRKLTVDPALLGVGGRNPRFEKITELALENRASGGKGIVFLSIGEKEGSFARLKALLVEAGYPEHEIAIVSSDTHKSSVARQDLEDDYNFGDLSLILGTDVLGQGFNLQHGTTLIVNADIPWNYEEIRQRVGRGARQGNTAERVRNVYLLMRGSFDAITYTIMSGKKSWLSQLWLDVDELENTAAGFNGEEMALLLSDDPEQTRREIREKKKTLEELTGRAALRRNLEVLARVLSVQGRVQTVRERAHARKNGWTANDHALLTQAREASGRVRRELDLLGEFSFARLLNYVGELHWIGVLPVHVGLTFVHEGGRVEVTQVSAGAVTAVRETGESTVLNFRQVTGGAGYEASTHSGHYRESLSLGARPTISLPKNAAVHALDARRVNPVPRNPEGVISVSVRGDEVMLHASPDKYALRSLLITGHVVMHYAVRTEGEHLTVTQVAVLSGDPRVVEGTGKQLVSERFRERLLAIVATALGADPIRDRAHAA; from the coding sequence CTGGCAAGTCTTGAGATTCTCGAACCGGGAGATCATGGAGAATACGGCGGCCTGTGCCCGGGCGGCCTGGTCTACAACATTGAAGTAGAAGGCCATCACAACTACTTCGCCGAGGGCATTCTCGTTCACAATTGCAACAAGAACCTCTTCGCACCGCCGACCACCTTCGGCGAGACCCCCCGCTTTCTCGGTGGGGGAGGGGAGAGCCAAAGGGCACTCGACGCGCTGCACAAGGGCCGCTTCGTCCGCGAGCGGGGCGGCAGCACCTTCGCCTTCACCGCGTCGTGGATCAAGAACAGTCCGCTGGAGGTCTACTCCATGCTCAGCATGGTCACGGACGCCCTGCCGGGCTATGGCCTGCCGACCGGCGAGGCCCTGATGGAGCAGTACCTGCGCATCGAGCCGGACATCGTGACCGGGATGGACGGCCGCGTGGAGGTGAAGCCCTGCGTGAAGGGCTTCCGGCGGTTACGCGAACTCAAGGGCATCATCAGCGGGCACGTCATCACCCGCTCCTATGGGGACCCGCTGGTCGTCACCCGGGACGGCCAGCCGCTGAAGGTCCCGTCGGCGGTGGCGGAAGAGGTCATGATCGACATGAGCGAGGAGCAGGCCGTGCTGTACCGGTCGCTGCGCGAACGTGCCCGCACCGCCGACGCCCGGGCCAAGGGGCCGAACCACCCCTTCGCGATCCTCTGGGAGATGCGCAAGCTCACCGTGGACCCGGCTCTCTTGGGCGTCGGGGGCCGCAACCCGCGCTTCGAGAAGATCACAGAACTCGCCCTGGAGAACCGCGCGTCCGGCGGCAAGGGCATCGTGTTCCTCAGCATCGGCGAGAAGGAGGGGTCCTTCGCCCGGCTGAAGGCGCTGTTGGTGGAGGCCGGGTACCCGGAGCACGAGATCGCCATCGTGTCCAGCGACACGCACAAGAGCAGCGTGGCCCGCCAGGACCTGGAGGACGACTACAACTTCGGGGACCTCTCCCTGATCCTGGGGACGGACGTGCTGGGACAGGGGTTCAACCTCCAGCACGGCACGACGCTGATCGTGAACGCCGACATCCCGTGGAACTACGAGGAGATCCGTCAGCGCGTCGGACGCGGGGCACGGCAGGGGAACACGGCGGAACGAGTGCGCAACGTGTACCTGCTGATGCGCGGGTCCTTCGACGCGATCACCTACACGATCATGAGCGGGAAGAAGTCCTGGCTCTCCCAACTGTGGCTGGACGTGGACGAGTTGGAGAACACAGCCGCAGGCTTCAACGGGGAGGAGATGGCCCTGCTCCTCAGCGACGACCCCGAGCAGACCCGCCGGGAGATCCGGGAGAAGAAGAAGACGCTCGAAGAACTCACCGGCCGCGCGGCGCTGCGGCGCAACCTCGAAGTCCTGGCGCGGGTCCTGAGCGTGCAGGGGCGGGTCCAGACCGTCCGTGAACGGGCCCATGCGCGCAAGAACGGCTGGACGGCCAACGATCACGCCCTGCTGACCCAGGCGCGGGAGGCGTCCGGGCGGGTGAGGCGTGAACTCGACCTGCTGGGGGAGTTCAGCTTCGCCCGGCTGCTCAATTACGTGGGCGAGCTGCACTGGATCGGGGTGCTGCCCGTCCACGTCGGACTGACCTTCGTGCACGAGGGCGGGCGAGTCGAGGTGACGCAGGTGAGTGCCGGAGCGGTGACGGCGGTCAGGGAAACAGGGGAGAGTACCGTGTTGAACTTCCGGCAGGTGACGGGCGGGGCCGGGTACGAGGCGAGCACCCACTCCGGGCACTATCGCGAGTCGCTCAGCCTGGGAGCACGCCCCACGATCAGCCTGCCGAAGAACGCCGCCGTCCACGCGTTGGACGCCCGGCGAGTGAACCCGGTGCCGCGGAACCCGGAGGGGGTGATCAGCGTGAGCGTGAGGGGGGACGAGGTGATGCTGCACGCGAGTCCCGACAAGTACGCGCTGCGCAGCTTGTTGATCACCGGGCACGTGGTGATGCATTACGCGGTCAGGACGGAGGGCGAGCACCTGACCGTCACGCAGGTCGCGGTGCTGAGCGGTGACCCCCGGGTGGTGGAGGGTACCGGGAAGCAACTGGTTTCCGAGCGGTTCCGGGAGCGTCTGCTCGCCATCGTGGCGACCGCCCTGGGGGCTGATCCGATCCGGGACCGCGCTCACGCGGCTTGA
- a CDS encoding endonuclease domain-containing protein, giving the protein MICSASPLRMEGRSSRQGIIPSLPRQGTLTPVSSPLEKRSMSTSSATHPCGQCRTLISLSKEQRTRVRRGLPVFCGSRCIQLHRHRTKPKPRLPKIQRHCEECAVLFTLNNVQSWKLRTGKATQFFCSKSCRTKHTARTSLKFRASVQAANLARIDELKAQMAEMRRKAAQPEVVARMRETMKARGHKPRIRGGNGQGLTAPQAALWVELWQLTGVEWIPEHPIKTGLRQRGCPRVYKVDLAHPTLRLAVECDGPSHKSLSQQAQDRKKEAILSSLGWQVLRFSNREIMENTAACARAAWSTTLK; this is encoded by the coding sequence ATGATCTGCTCCGCCTCACCCTTGAGGATGGAAGGCAGATCATCACGACAGGGAATCATCCCTTCTTTACCCCGGCAGGGTACCTTGACGCCCGTCAGCTCACCCCTGGAGAAACGCTCTATGTCGACAAGCAGTGCAACGCACCCTTGCGGTCAGTGCCGGACGCTGATCTCGCTCTCCAAGGAGCAGCGCACCCGAGTGAGGCGTGGGCTGCCGGTCTTCTGCGGGAGTCGGTGCATCCAACTGCATCGGCACCGGACGAAGCCGAAACCGCGTCTCCCCAAGATTCAGCGGCACTGCGAGGAATGCGCCGTCCTGTTCACCCTGAACAACGTGCAGTCCTGGAAGCTGCGCACCGGAAAGGCGACGCAGTTCTTCTGCAGCAAGTCCTGCCGCACGAAGCACACGGCCAGAACCAGCCTGAAATTCAGGGCCAGTGTGCAGGCCGCCAACCTTGCCCGGATCGACGAGCTCAAGGCGCAGATGGCGGAGATGCGCAGGAAGGCCGCCCAGCCGGAAGTGGTGGCCCGGATGCGCGAAACGATGAAGGCGCGGGGTCACAAGCCCCGGATCCGCGGAGGCAATGGACAGGGTCTGACGGCGCCGCAAGCAGCCCTCTGGGTGGAACTGTGGCAACTGACGGGCGTGGAATGGATTCCGGAGCACCCGATCAAGACGGGCCTGAGGCAGCGGGGCTGCCCACGGGTCTACAAGGTGGATTTGGCGCATCCCACCCTGCGCCTTGCCGTCGAGTGCGACGGGCCGTCACACAAGTCGCTTTCCCAGCAGGCTCAGGACCGAAAGAAGGAGGCGATACTGTCCTCACTCGGCTGGCAAGTCTTGAGATTCTCGAACCGGGAGATCATGGAGAATACGGCGGCCTGTGCCCGGGCGGCCTGGTCTACAACATTGAAGTAG